TAATGCGTATTTGGCGGTTGAAAAAACAAGAAAAGATTTTCTTGCTAATGCTCAGTTTACTGCAGGACGCGATGAGTATTATCCAATACCACAAAGAGAGATTGATTTTACAGGAGGTTTATATAAACAAAACCCTGGATATTAATTTTAATTATAAAATTGTTTAGTTTTTTGAGTTGGTTTTTTTAAATTAAGAGGGTGTTTATGTTTAATTAAACACCCTTTTAAACTTTTAAATCGAATAATATGTCTAAAATAACATGTTTTGGAGAAGTCTTATGGGATGTGTTTCCTACCCATAAGAAAATTGGTGGAGCCCCTTTAAATGTTGCTAGTAGGTTGCAATCATTTAACCATGATGTAACGATGGTGAGTGCTATTGGGCAAGGAGAAAGTGGGTCTAAAATTATGCAATATCTTAAAGACTGTGGTATAGATACAAGTTGTATTCAAGTACATAATGAGTATAAAACCGGAAAGGTTAAAGTCATGCTGAATGACAAAGGATCTGCATCTTACGACATTAAATATCCTAGAGCTTGGGACAAAATAAGGTTGACGGAAATAAATAAAAAGGCTGTTGAAAGCTCAGATGCTTTTGTTTTTGGGAGTTTGGCGGCAAGAGATGACAGTTCTAGAAAGACCTTGTACGAACTCATTGAACGTGCCAAATACAAGATTTTTGATCTCAATTTAAGACCGCCTTACTATACTAAAGACGTTTTATTTTATTTAATGGATAAAGCAGATTTTATAAAATTTAATGATGATGAGCTTTATGAAGTAAGTAAATATATGGGCTCTAAATACCATTCGTTGGAGCAAAACCTCATGTTTGTTGCAGAAAAAACAAAGGCAAAACAGATATGTGTCACCAAAGGGGAACATGGCGCCGTTTTATTATATAATGGCGAACTATTTTATAATAGTGGTTTTCTTATAAAAGTGATAGACACCGTAGGCGCTGGAGATTCTTTCTTGGGGTCTTTAATTAGTCAATTACTCAATAAAGTTGAACCTCAGGAAGCTATTGATTTTGCATGTGCTGTAGGTGCTT
This genomic window from Mariniflexile sp. TRM1-10 contains:
- a CDS encoding carbohydrate kinase family protein; protein product: MSKITCFGEVLWDVFPTHKKIGGAPLNVASRLQSFNHDVTMVSAIGQGESGSKIMQYLKDCGIDTSCIQVHNEYKTGKVKVMLNDKGSASYDIKYPRAWDKIRLTEINKKAVESSDAFVFGSLAARDDSSRKTLYELIERAKYKIFDLNLRPPYYTKDVLFYLMDKADFIKFNDDELYEVSKYMGSKYHSLEQNLMFVAEKTKAKQICVTKGEHGAVLLYNGELFYNSGFLIKVIDTVGAGDSFLGSLISQLLNKVEPQEAIDFACAVGALVAQREGANPKITPSEIDAFMNPY